CTGatttttaaagaatataaagTGATCTTACACTTTTCAAAATGTCTTTTCGGTAAGCAAGATTAAGTTTTAGTAAATGAAGATTGTGATTATACAAgtactataaataaaactatatgtacataaaactaaataaaactaTAAGTAAATGAAAGGACGGgttaaacaaaacaataaaacatgATGATTCCAACCAATGTGAATGAAGAGAAAACAAATCATAAGATAATCATATTATATGTCTTATTAGTTTTATACTAATACTAAGCCAACTCATAAGATAACCATACTATATGTATAGGGAATAAAGTGATAACTCTAGTGATTGTAGtttgaagttttaaaaaatacaagaacAAAAACTATTGGTTTTAAAGTAAGGAAGTAAACGTAAAACCAAGTTCTGGTAATTTTTTAGGatctaaaattatctttaactGTTGTGTTAGTCAAAATATCTGGAAAATGAAGTGTCATTCATAATTAGGTAGTAGGTTACTTATGCTATGTTGTGTTAATCATTACCTTTAAGGCTATGTTTGTGAGTATAAACTTGTGTTGAAATAGTATAAAAAttcatctttgtttttatttcttcgTGGTTGACTTAAAAACTCTAGAAATAAGAAAATTCCTTCATATTTTCTCTAAATTGTGAATTCTGTCCATTCTACATCGAGAAAAGGCTTTGCaatttttattgagttttaCTTACTATTGACATTGTCTTTGTTCATTGAAATACACAATAATAATATGTATGAATGCTTTGGATCCAATTCCTCATTCTCTTATATCATAATAATTTCTGATAATTTTGTGATGTTAGGGAGTACCGAGTTATGTGCCCGTTAGGTTTAAGAAAATAGTCAAACTCAAAACACAAACCCAATTCACATATTACATCAATCAAATCAAGCATCGAGACAAAGGATTATGCAGCAATGGCACGAATCAGTGTCCATAACAGAACCAGCTTCAATCCCTTATTAAGTTTATTAGACCtcatatgaaaaaataaaatgaaataaaacatttttttataataaactaaaaaggaGATCTTACTTAAAGTAAAGATGAGATAAGACTACGAAGCAAACGCGAATGAGGAGAACGTCGAACGAGAACCAAAGGAGAATGTGAAGGAGAAGTAAAGGAGAATGAGAAGAACCTAGTAGGAGAAGTAAAGGAAAACACAATGAATTATATTGGAGAAGGAAAGAAGAGAATGGAgaatgaagaaggagaagactagagaaagagaggagagaacATAGGAAAAAAAACTAGAGAAGCAAATGAGAGAACGCATAAGGTGAAGGTTGAAGAAGTAAAAGAGAGAacgtagaaaaagaaaatagaaaaaacaaaggAGAAGAGCACCAcgaaaatacaaaacaaagattttttttaatcttaaaataaaaataaatcatagaGGGTGCTTATTTAAACAAACATTATCTATTGATTCGATAGgactatttttaaaaagaaatgtatattatttcatgtttttatttatagtacTTTTTTAACAAACACTTTATTGAACACTCTCTATTCACAATTTTGTAGTAGTGTGTCCATGATAGACGCCAAAAATACTCCGACAAAAGACATTGATTACTTTTAAGCTAGATGCATTTAAAGTGTATGACCCTCCAAATAGTGTATGACCCTCCCTGCTATACAGGAAAAGTtaattttcacaattttatctTCTATCCTTGATTTAAGGGAATCAGTATTAAGTtaatcaaaatcataaaattttcaagttCATTCTTCACAAGAGATTCTTTCTCTGAGATATTCGACACTGTTTTCAGGGTCAACTTGGAAATATAAAACTTGGTCAAGAGCTTCATTCTACATCCGAATAAGGACAACTAAAAGACTTAACTTGTTAACACTGGACGATCTAGGTTCATTCTCTTGTTGACTTATGTTTTCAAGGGTTATTGAGGTAGTTAGATTATGTGGTCTCACTACAAATAGGGCTTATACATAGGAGAAAAATGTATGAAAAGAGTCAACTGATTTTATCCCAAACCAATATGTTTAATTCGTCCAAATGTTATCGCTAGCCAATTGTGGTGTTCTTCCTCTTTAGCTCTTAAGGGTAAATCTCTCTTGAAACCTAAGGATGTAAACTCAAAGAAAATCCTCGAAAGACCAAAAATGAAAGTTTACTAGCGAATGGATCTTCCAACTTTTGAGTAAGTATAGATAAAACTAAcacaagaaaaggaaaacaaatatGAATGATGAAATTGGGAGATTATACTTATTCAGTGGAAACTTATACATACGAGTGTGTGAACTCTGGCATGTTATTTCCATCTTATTCAGTTCAAACAGTAGAGGTCGATTAAATATAACCGCCATTGACACGAACAATTTGACCGTTGACCCATTCAGCAGCATCAGTGGCCAAGAACCCCACAACAGGAGCCACGTCTTTGGTCTCACCCAGCCTCCCCAAAGGACTCTCTTGCACGATCCTATTCACAGTCTCCTCCGACTTCCCCTCAAAGAACATCTCCGTTGCGATGGGCCCCGGCGCCACGCAGTTCGCCGTGATCTGCGTTCCCTTCAGTTCCTTCGCCAGAACCTTCACCATCGCCTCCACCGCAGCCTTCGACGCAGCGTAAACACCGAACCCCGGCCGCAGCGCCGCCACCTGCGACGACGTCACCAGAATGATCCGCCCCCCGCCGCCTCGCTTCAACCGGTTCGTCGCCTCCCTCGCGCACACAAACGCACCGCGCGTGTTCACCGCGAAGGTGTGGTCGAAGGACTCCATGGTGGTGTTCCCAATGGAGGGGTACGTGCCGTCGAGGACGCCTGCCGAGTTGACCAGGATGTGGATCGGCGAGTCAAAGGCGCGCTCGGCAGAGTCAAAGAGGGACTTGACTTGGCTCGGTTCGGACACGTCAGCCTTGACCACGACGGCCCGCGGCGTGGCGGAGTTGGCGTTGATTTGAGCGGCAACTGACTCGGCTTGGGACGAGTTGGAGGTGTAATTGATGACGATTCGCGCACCGAGTGAAGCGAGGTGAATCGCGATTTCGCGGCCGATTCCGCGCGAGGAGCCAGTGACGATTGCGACTCGGTCTTGAAGAGGAAGTGGTTGGGGTTGAGCTTGGGAAGCGGTGGCCATTTACTTCTTCAAGAATTAGCTAAACAAGGGTTCTCTGATTTAACTAGGACTGATTAAACAAGGGTTCTCTGATTTAACTAGGACTGATTATAGTGAAAGGGCTGTCAACCTTCCCAAAGCCTTGCTGATCGTGATGGATTTCCCAACATCAAATTTTTTGGTTGACAATGTCCTTGAGACTAAGTAGGAACAAGAATTTCATTCTTACACCCCGTTTATTATTGGGCCTAAACAACACCCTGGTTTTTCACCTCTACACCCTTTGCTCTTATTGGATTTTACTTTCTGCAgccttatttatattttcttaattataatgttttttttacttgttttgtattttatctGTTACATATTAATCACTGCATACACGTTTTAATTCCCACTGCATACGTTTTGTTATTCCTTACCAATTGTCTTATTATTATGcgttaattttattgtatattttaaacttttatttacctttttttatgttataaaaatcataaaaaaaatatataattacaaaagtttaaaatataaactgaatatagttttaatttgttttctgttttattcgttgtttttctttatgtaaatattattatgatgttattattttattttaaatactttggtaaataaaatttttattaaaccctatgtaaatataactattattcttatattttatatagtaaaaattacaaaaaatgaaagataaaaagtaaaaattataaagtaaaaaatgatgaaaaaataagatattaaataaatggtatgagtactcgtgcgatcatCTGCATCGGCCTAGTACTTATTAGTCTTGATCTAAACATTTGAATAATgatatgagtactcgtgcgatcgtccgcatcagcctagtacttaatatcctcaatcttaaaatatttaattaatggtATGAGTGTTCGTGCGATCGTCTGCATCAGCCTAGCACTGAATACTCTCAAGtctttctaaataattaaataatgatatgaGTATTCGTATGATCGTttgcatcagcctagtacttaatatcctcaatattaaaaaattttaaataatggtatgagtgctcgtgcgatcgtgcGCATCAGTCTAACAATCAATACTCTCAAGTCTTCTTAAATAAGTAATTAacggtatgagtgctcgtgtgatcgttcgcatcgtcctagtgctTAACACtgttatttctcttttaaaaataattaaaatatttaaatatcattctAAAGGTATGAGTATTCGTGTGACCGTCCGcgtcagcctagtactcattactttctttttctcaaaaacaccaaaaaaacataaaatcttcaaaaactaaaaacatctgcattttcaaacaacaaacaatctttcggctagaactacgtgatccttgattctccatcaaaagtggagatacgtaagAGCAAgtccagtccttgtcaggttcacttatCAAAAATCCAAACTTATTCATAATCATTTCCATACAaacttctcaaacagtttcataaagaactacgtaaccctgatttctcattttgaaagagaatacgtaggagcaaggtcaatccttgtcggacccaaaaaattaaaaatatattttgtttctttagagtgtCTTTTTCGGggataattaaacattttgaaaaccacatcatattcgcgtatttaattaagggtactgccttcgggcaaGCGcggtagggtgctaatacctccctacgcgtaaccgactcccgaacttaTAATCTGGTTTTCACATAttat
This sequence is a window from Vigna angularis cultivar LongXiaoDou No.4 chromosome 2, ASM1680809v1, whole genome shotgun sequence. Protein-coding genes within it:
- the LOC108327852 gene encoding NADPH-dependent aldehyde reductase-like protein, chloroplastic, which gives rise to MATASQAQPQPLPLQDRVAIVTGSSRGIGREIAIHLASLGARIVINYTSNSSQAESVAAQINANSATPRAVVVKADVSEPSQVKSLFDSAERAFDSPIHILVNSAGVLDGTYPSIGNTTMESFDHTFAVNTRGAFVCAREATNRLKRGGGGRIILVTSSQVAALRPGFGVYAASKAAVEAMVKVLAKELKGTQITANCVAPGPIATEMFFEGKSEETVNRIVQESPLGRLGETKDVAPVVGFLATDAAEWVNGQIVRVNGGYI